The Pseudomonas sp. Bout1 genomic sequence TGCTGTCGCATCTGCTCACGGCGTATCCAAACAGCGTGCATTGGCGATTCGCGACAAGGTGTATTCAGCGTATTTGCTCCAGGCACCGGAAGGTTGGGCTTACGCGCAGATCTGCGCACCTAAACCCATGATCGAACGCTTTGTTAGAGAGGCTGACGCAGAACGTTTGAAGTATTGGCAACAAAAGGCCGTAACCAAGGGGGATCCATGACCCTGCTATTCAAAACGGTTGAATTCCAAACCGGCTCCTGCTCGTTTGGGATTGGAGTGGTTGTTGAAGTCAATTACGACACTGAGGAAGTCAAAGTGCTGGAGGACGGCGGCGATTTCTGGCGTGGCCAGCTCGACCAGGTGTCACTAAGTGAAAATGATTAGGAAAGACAAACCATGAAAAACAAACTGCTCATTGCATTCGCCCTGCTATCCATTGCTGGCTGCAATGATAACCCCGGCAGCAGCTATACCGCTCCCAAGGCATCTGAGACTAAAGCCTGCCTTCCTGTCTCATCTGACTCAATGCTCGCCTATGACTCGGCAGCGCTTGCGAAGGCTGACTTCTGCCTGCCAGCAAATCAGATTCTTCAAGAAATGATCATTTCCGACTCGAAGAACTGGGCGACCTCAT encodes the following:
- a CDS encoding TrfB-related DNA-binding protein encodes the protein MTQAGKAADQDLRVPLDAFERIRNSSDTRMHDKSFDVAFEILVEGKKLSAVASAHGVSKQRALAIRDKVYSAYLLQAPEGWAYAQICAPKPMIERFVREADAERLKYWQQKAVTKGDP